In Eubalaena glacialis isolate mEubGla1 chromosome 3, mEubGla1.1.hap2.+ XY, whole genome shotgun sequence, the following are encoded in one genomic region:
- the EFCAB14 gene encoding EF-hand calcium-binding domain-containing protein 14 isoform X1 → MKKRKELNALIGLAGDSRRKKPKKGSGHRLLRTEPPDSDSESSSEEEEEFGVAGNRSRFVKGDYLRCCKICYPLCAFVILAACVVACVGLVWMQVALKEDLDALKEKFRTMESNQKSSFQEIPKLNEELLSKQKQLEKIESGELGLNKVWINITEMNKQISLLTSAVNHLKANVKSAADLISLPATVEGLQKSVASIGNTLNSVHLAVEAIQKTVDEHKKTMELLQSDMNQHALKETSGSNQIIPSPSATSELDSKTHSENLKQDILYLHNFLEEVNSALVGYQRENDLKLEGMNETVSNLTQRVNLIERDLVAMSKVEKRANLSFSMMNDRAATLKRESLHQVTNRTESVKSQSIKKEDSSDSQVYKLREKLQLISALTSKPESSRPPETADEEQVQSFTSKPSALPKFPRSLGGQIEKAAQLRPVSLPGISSIEDLQDLFRKTGQDVDGKLTYQEIWDSLHSAVPEPERLREFDSDGDGRYSFLELRVALGV, encoded by the exons ATGAAAAAGCGCAAAGAGCTCAATGCACTGATCGGCTTGGCTGGGGACAGCCGGAGAAAGAAGCCCAAGAAAGGCTCAGGCCACCGCCTGCTTCGCACCGAGCCTCCTGACTCAGACTCTGAGTCCAgctcagaggaggaagaggaatttGGTGTAGCTGGAAATCGCTCTCGCTTTGTCAA GGGAGACTATTTACGATGCTGCAAGATCTGTTATCCCCTCTGTGCTTTTGTCATCCTTGCCGCCTGTGTCGTGGCCTGCGTTGGCTTGGTGTGGATGCAAGTTGCTCTGAAGGAGGATCTGGATGCCCTCAAGGAAAAATTTAGAACAA tgGAATCTAATCAGAAAAGCTCATTCCAAGAAATACCCAAACTTAACGAAGAACTACtcagcaaacaaaaacaacttgagAAGATTGAATCTGGAGAGCTGGGATTGAACAAAGTCTGGATAAACATCACAGAAATGAATAAGCAG ATTTCTCTGCTGACTTCTGCAGTAAACCACCTCAAAGCCAATGTCAAGTCAGCTGCAGACTTAATTAGCCTGCCTGCCACTGTAGAGGGACTTCAGAAG AGTGTAGCTTCCATTGGCAATACTTTAAACAGCGTCCATCTTGCTGTGGAGGCAATACAGAAGACTGTGGACGAACACAAGAAAACCATGGAGTTACTGCAGAGTGATATG AATCAGCACGCCTTAAAGGAAACCAGTGGAAGCAACCAGATCATTCCATCACCTTCAGCTACATCTGAACTTGACAGTAAAACCCACAGTGAGAATTTGAAACAG GATATCCTGTACCTCCACAACTTTTTAGAGGAGGTAAACAGTGCCCTAGTGGGGTACCAGAGAGAGAATGATCTTAAACTCGAGGGGATGAATGAGACAGTCAGTAATCTTACCCAGAGAGTCAACTTGATAGAAAGAGATCTGGTTGCTATGAGCAAGGTAGAAAAGCGAGCGAACCTGTCCTTCAGCATG ATGAATGATAGAGCTGCCACTCTGAAGAGAGAGTCTTTGCATCAAGTGACCAACAGAACAGAGTCAGTAAAATCCCAGAGCATAAAG AAAGAAGATAGTTCAGATTCTCAGGTATACAAGCTCAGAGAGAAACTGCAGCTGATCAGTGCTCTCACAAGCAAACCTGAGAGCAGCAGGCCTCCAGAGACTGCCGATGAAG AGCAAGTTCAGAGTTTCACATCAAAGCCATCAGCATTGCCAAAATTCCCACGGTCTCTTGGAGGCCAGATTGAGAAAGCTGCCCAGCTAAGGCCTGTCTCCCTACCAGGAATTTCTAGCATCGAag ATCTTCAGGATTTATTCCGTAAGACTGGGCAGGATGTGGATGGGAAGCTGACCTACCAGGAAATCTGGGACTCCTTACATTCTGCTGTGCCAGAACCAGAGCGTTTGAGGGAGTTTGATTCTGATGGAGATGGAAGATACTCATTCCTGGAGCTAAGAGTAGCTTTAGGTGTCTAG
- the EFCAB14 gene encoding EF-hand calcium-binding domain-containing protein 14 isoform X2 has translation MKKRKELNALIGLAGDSRRKKPKKGSGHRLLRTEPPDSDSESSSEEEEEFGVAGNRSRFVKGDYLRCCKICYPLCAFVILAACVVACVGLVWMQVALKEDLDALKEKFRTMESNQKSSFQEIPKLNEELLSKQKQLEKIESGELGLNKVWINITEMNKQISLLTSAVNHLKANVKSAADLISLPATVEGLQKSVASIGNTLNSVHLAVEAIQKTVDEHKKTMELLQSDMNQHALKETSGSNQIIPSPSATSELDSKTHSENLKQMNDRAATLKRESLHQVTNRTESVKSQSIKKEDSSDSQVYKLREKLQLISALTSKPESSRPPETADEEQVQSFTSKPSALPKFPRSLGGQIEKAAQLRPVSLPGISSIEDLQDLFRKTGQDVDGKLTYQEIWDSLHSAVPEPERLREFDSDGDGRYSFLELRVALGV, from the exons ATGAAAAAGCGCAAAGAGCTCAATGCACTGATCGGCTTGGCTGGGGACAGCCGGAGAAAGAAGCCCAAGAAAGGCTCAGGCCACCGCCTGCTTCGCACCGAGCCTCCTGACTCAGACTCTGAGTCCAgctcagaggaggaagaggaatttGGTGTAGCTGGAAATCGCTCTCGCTTTGTCAA GGGAGACTATTTACGATGCTGCAAGATCTGTTATCCCCTCTGTGCTTTTGTCATCCTTGCCGCCTGTGTCGTGGCCTGCGTTGGCTTGGTGTGGATGCAAGTTGCTCTGAAGGAGGATCTGGATGCCCTCAAGGAAAAATTTAGAACAA tgGAATCTAATCAGAAAAGCTCATTCCAAGAAATACCCAAACTTAACGAAGAACTACtcagcaaacaaaaacaacttgagAAGATTGAATCTGGAGAGCTGGGATTGAACAAAGTCTGGATAAACATCACAGAAATGAATAAGCAG ATTTCTCTGCTGACTTCTGCAGTAAACCACCTCAAAGCCAATGTCAAGTCAGCTGCAGACTTAATTAGCCTGCCTGCCACTGTAGAGGGACTTCAGAAG AGTGTAGCTTCCATTGGCAATACTTTAAACAGCGTCCATCTTGCTGTGGAGGCAATACAGAAGACTGTGGACGAACACAAGAAAACCATGGAGTTACTGCAGAGTGATATG AATCAGCACGCCTTAAAGGAAACCAGTGGAAGCAACCAGATCATTCCATCACCTTCAGCTACATCTGAACTTGACAGTAAAACCCACAGTGAGAATTTGAAACAG ATGAATGATAGAGCTGCCACTCTGAAGAGAGAGTCTTTGCATCAAGTGACCAACAGAACAGAGTCAGTAAAATCCCAGAGCATAAAG AAAGAAGATAGTTCAGATTCTCAGGTATACAAGCTCAGAGAGAAACTGCAGCTGATCAGTGCTCTCACAAGCAAACCTGAGAGCAGCAGGCCTCCAGAGACTGCCGATGAAG AGCAAGTTCAGAGTTTCACATCAAAGCCATCAGCATTGCCAAAATTCCCACGGTCTCTTGGAGGCCAGATTGAGAAAGCTGCCCAGCTAAGGCCTGTCTCCCTACCAGGAATTTCTAGCATCGAag ATCTTCAGGATTTATTCCGTAAGACTGGGCAGGATGTGGATGGGAAGCTGACCTACCAGGAAATCTGGGACTCCTTACATTCTGCTGTGCCAGAACCAGAGCGTTTGAGGGAGTTTGATTCTGATGGAGATGGAAGATACTCATTCCTGGAGCTAAGAGTAGCTTTAGGTGTCTAG
- the TEX38 gene encoding testis-expressed protein 38: MDSQREDLSLPGVWVSLYFGFLGLCSVITGGCILFLHWRKNLRREERAQEWMEVMRAATFTYSPLLYWINKRRHYGMNAAINTGPPPDATKTETDTQNSDHPWELDVPENRSYATQDSSPKVEAPSPLQPAVQLIPQQLLPSPVLRPQASPPLPIPIFQEAPFALSLCNLPPMLNHSVSYPLATCPERNVHFHSLPTLAQRDHCLNAKLSASEL, from the exons ATGGATTCCCAAAGGGAGGACCTCAGCCTCCCTGGAG TGTGGGTGTCACTGTACTTTGGATTCCTGGGGCTGTGTTCTGTGATAACTGGCGGCTGCATTCTCTTTCTGCACTGGAGGAAGAACCTGCGGCGAGAAGAGCGTGCCCAGGAGTGGATGGAGGTGATGCGAGCAGCCACATTTACCTACAGCCCGCTGTTGTACTGGATTAACAAGCGACGGCACTACGGCATGAACGCAGCCATCAACACAGGCCCTCCCCCTGATGCCACCAAGACCGAGACTGACACCCAGAATTCAGATCACCCGTGGGAGTTGGACGTCCCTGAGAACAGGAGCTATGCTACTCAAGACAGCAGCCCCAAGGTGgaggcccccagccccctgcaacCTGCAGTGCAGCTGATCCCACAGCAGCTCCTACCTTCCCCGGTGCTGCGGCCCCAGGCCAGCCCCCCACTCCCGATTCCCATTTTTCAGGAGGCGCCCTTTGCCCTCTCGCTGTGTAACCTACCCCCGATGCTGAACCACTCAGTCTCCTACCCTTTGGCCACCTGTCCTGAAAGGAACGTCCACTTCCATTCCCTCCCCACACTGGCCCAGAGGGACCACTGCTTAAATGCCAAGCTGTCTGCTTCAGAATTGTAG